A portion of the Liberibacter crescens BT-1 genome contains these proteins:
- a CDS encoding tail fiber domain-containing protein: MGKHQPKPPDPNQVAGAQFAGNIASGMAGSALSNVNQVTPYGTLNYSQTGMTSITDPYTGKQISIPQYTATQTLSPQEQGIYNTNTQTRQTLGNVASQGAGSLKLDTGNTQDYANALFGRMNPLLDQRRQQLQTQLANQGLQPGSVAYNRAMDEADRQENDAHMAAILNAGQEQNRVSDLNSSRINQLNALMNIAKNQNPGFIGTPSRNVGDVNYGNIAQNSYADQVARWKNGQDNALQWAGFGLGLLSDVRAKTDIQPVGTLYEYRYLDDPPEKRRIGVMAQEIEHIRPEAVSVDDQGLKRVHYGRLFELGEY; the protein is encoded by the coding sequence ATGGGAAAGCATCAACCAAAACCGCCTGACCCCAATCAGGTAGCAGGAGCGCAGTTTGCAGGCAATATTGCCTCGGGAATGGCGGGATCTGCCTTAAGCAATGTCAATCAGGTGACGCCTTATGGCACACTGAACTATAGCCAGACAGGAATGACAAGCATTACAGATCCCTATACGGGGAAACAGATCAGCATTCCCCAATATACAGCGACACAGACATTATCGCCGCAGGAACAGGGAATTTATAACACGAATACGCAAACGCGGCAGACCTTGGGCAATGTTGCCAGTCAGGGGGCAGGCTCGCTGAAGCTGGACACGGGCAATACGCAGGATTATGCCAATGCCCTGTTCGGGCGTATGAACCCTCTTCTTGACCAGAGACGCCAGCAGTTGCAGACACAGCTTGCCAATCAGGGACTGCAACCTGGCTCTGTAGCTTACAATCGGGCGATGGATGAAGCGGACAGGCAGGAGAATGACGCGCATATGGCCGCCATTCTCAATGCAGGACAGGAACAGAACCGCGTCAGTGATCTGAACAGCAGCCGTATCAATCAGCTCAATGCCCTGATGAACATTGCCAAAAATCAGAATCCTGGCTTTATTGGCACGCCTTCAAGGAATGTTGGCGATGTCAATTACGGCAATATAGCGCAGAACAGCTACGCGGATCAGGTTGCCAGATGGAAGAATGGACAGGATAACGCGCTTCAATGGGCTGGCTTTGGTTTAGGTCTTCTTTCTGATGTACGGGCCAAGACAGATATTCAGCCTGTAGGGACATTGTATGAGTATCGGTATCTTGATGATCCTCCTGAAAAAAGAAGAATTGGTGTCATGGCACAGGAGATTGAACATATTCGTCCCGAAGCGGTATCTGTGGACGATCAGGGCCTGAAGCGTGTTCATTATGGTCGTCTGTTTGAATTGGGAGAATATTAA